The following DNA comes from Novosphingobium sp. PP1Y.
CCGCTTCGACACCGGGGCCGTCGTCGCTTACCGAAATCACCAGTTCATTCCCTTCGCGATGCGCAGCAATGGCGATCGTCACCGGCCTCTGGGTGGCGGCGACCGCGTACTTGACCGAGTTTTCGACCAGCGGCTGGAGGATCATGCCCGGCACCTTCGCATCGACGACGGCATCGTCAATATCGATCTTCGTCAGCAAACGATTGGGGAAACGCACCGCCTCGATGGCGAAGTACAGCTGCTGCAGCTCGATCTCTTCCGTGAGCGGCAGATCGCCGGTCGGATCGCCCGACAGGGTCCGCCGATAGAAGGTGGAAAGCGTCTGGATCATCGTTTCGGCATCGTCCTGCTTTCCGGTCATCACCAGCGCGGATAGCGAGTTGAGCGTGTTGAACAGGAAGTGCGGATTGACCTGGTAGCGCAGCGAGCGCAACTCCGCCGCTTCGGCCGCACGGCGATATTCGCCTTCGCGCCGCTCAGCCGCACGCGCTTCCTCCGCCTTGGCCAGTGCGAAGTAGAGCGCCGCCCAGGCAAGGACGAGGAAGTAGCGGCCGAATGCGGTGTCGGCGATGGACGCCCAGCGCTTGAACGCGGCATCCTTGGGTATTTCGGTATGAATGGTGATGGCGGATTCGCCGTCCTTGCGCCGGGTGGGGCGTGCCTGAACATCCGGGACCGCCTCTTCCCTCGCAGCCCCGGTACCATCGTCCAGGGGCCCTCCCGTTTCGCGCAAATTGGGCAGGTCGACCAGGATGTTTCCGGCCTCGTCGCGCGAGATGCGCACGTTACCCTTGTCCGTCGTCACCGAGGTCTCGTGCTTGCCGCCCTGGTCCTCGTCATATTCGATGTCGGAGAAGATCGTATTGTTGATCAGGCTGAGGACCAGCGACAGGGGCAGGGCGCCCATCAGCACCACAGCCAGACGCACCCCGGCCGACTTGCGGTCGAGCATCTGCAGCAGCGGCCAGACCGCCACCATGACCAGCATGGACAGGATGCAGATCGTCAGCCGGCGCGAGATGATCGGCCAGACGAAGTCGAAGCCGATCACCACGCCGCGCAGCGTCGCGACCGTGAAATAGCACGCCCAAAGGGCCGCGAGCGAGAGCAGCACCAGCCGCGCCGGAACCCTGGGTTCGTTGGAAAGATCCGTCATGCACGGTTGGAATAGCGCGAAAGTTCCCTTCCGCGCCAGTTCCCCGATCGAATCCGGTGCGTCGTTCGTCGATGCTCCGGATGCCCACGGCCTTGCCCGCCGGGATCAGTCGGCGAGCAGATGCTCCTTGGCGATCTTTTCCTTCCAGACCAGAGGGGCGAGCTGGTGGACGTTCTTGCCTTCGGAATCGACGGCCACGGTGACCGGCATGTCCTCGACGGTGAACTCGTAGATCGCTTCCATGCCCAGGTCTTCGAAACCGACGACCCTGGCTTCCTTGATCGCGCGGGCAACGAGGTAGGCCGCGCCGCCCACCGCCATGAGGTAGGCCGACTTGTGCTGCGCGATGGAATCGGTCGCCGCCGGACCCCGCTCCGCCTTGCCGACGCAGGCCAGCAGGCCCTGGTCGAGCATCATGTCCATGAACTTGTCCATGCGCGTCGCGGTGGTCGGGCCGGCCGGACCGACAACTTCGTCACGCACCGGATCGACCGGGCCGACGTAGTAGATCACGCGGCCCTTGAAATCGACGGGCAGTTCCTCGCCCTTGGCGAGCATGTCCTGGATGCGCTTGTGCGCGGCATCGCGTCCGGTGAGCATCTTGCCGTTGAGCAGGAGGCGGTCACCCTGCTTCCAGCTCTGCACGTCCTCGGCGGTAAGGGTGTCGAGATTGACGCGCTTGGCCTCGTTGCTCGGTGCCCATTCGACCTGCGGCCACTCGTCGAGCTTGGGAGTCTCGAGGAAGCTCGGGCCCGAACCGTCGAGCGTGAAGTGCGCATGGCGGGTCGCCGCGCAGTTGGGGATCATCGCGATCGGCTTGTTCGCGGCATGGCACGGCCAGTCGAGGATCTTGACGTCGAGCACGGTGGCGAGGCCGCCAAGGCCCTGCGCGCCGATGCCCATGGCATTGACTGCATCGAAGATCTCGATGCGCAGCTTCTCGATGTCGTTCTGCGGGCCGCGAGCCTTGAGCTGGGCCATGTCGATCGGTTCCATCAGGCTCTGCTTGGCCAGCTTCACGCAGTGTTCGGCGGTGCCGCCGATGCCGATGCCGAGCATGCCCGGCGGGCACCAGCCGGCACCCATCTGCGGCAGCATTTCCAGCACCCAGTCGACGATCGAATCGCTGGGATTCATCATCTTGAACTTCGACTTGGCTTCCGAACCGCCGCCCTTGGCCGCGACGTCTACCGAAACCTTGCTTCCCGGAACCATCGAGACGGACAGGACCGACGGGGTGTTGTCCTTGGTATTGCGGCGGGTGAAGGCCGGGTCGGCCAGGACCGAGGCACGCAGCTTGTTTTCCTTGTTGCCGTAAGCGCGGCGCACGCCTTCATCGACCACTTCCTGCAGGCTGCGGTCGGATTCGAGACGGCAATTCTGGCCCCACTCGATGAAGACGTTGACGATGCCGGTGTCCTGGCAGATCGGACGATGGCCTTCGGCGCACATGCGGCTGTTGGTCAGGATCTGCGCGATGGCGTCCTTCGCCGCTGCGCCCTGCTCGGCCTCGTAGGCGTCGCCCAACGCGCGGATGTAGTCCATCGGGTGGTAGTAGCTGATGTAC
Coding sequences within:
- a CDS encoding sensor histidine kinase; the protein is MTDLSNEPRVPARLVLLSLAALWACYFTVATLRGVVIGFDFVWPIISRRLTICILSMLVMVAVWPLLQMLDRKSAGVRLAVVLMGALPLSLVLSLINNTIFSDIEYDEDQGGKHETSVTTDKGNVRISRDEAGNILVDLPNLRETGGPLDDGTGAAREEAVPDVQARPTRRKDGESAITIHTEIPKDAAFKRWASIADTAFGRYFLVLAWAALYFALAKAEEARAAERREGEYRRAAEAAELRSLRYQVNPHFLFNTLNSLSALVMTGKQDDAETMIQTLSTFYRRTLSGDPTGDLPLTEEIELQQLYFAIEAVRFPNRLLTKIDIDDAVVDAKVPGMILQPLVENSVKYAVAATQRPVTIAIAAHREGNELVISVSDDGPGVEAGKAQGCGIGLGNVRDRLRARYGSAGSIDFGKTADGGFATVLRMPLEHGRG
- a CDS encoding fumarate hydratase encodes the protein MADMVTIREDDLIDSVADALQYISYYHPMDYIRALGDAYEAEQGAAAKDAIAQILTNSRMCAEGHRPICQDTGIVNVFIEWGQNCRLESDRSLQEVVDEGVRRAYGNKENKLRASVLADPAFTRRNTKDNTPSVLSVSMVPGSKVSVDVAAKGGGSEAKSKFKMMNPSDSIVDWVLEMLPQMGAGWCPPGMLGIGIGGTAEHCVKLAKQSLMEPIDMAQLKARGPQNDIEKLRIEIFDAVNAMGIGAQGLGGLATVLDVKILDWPCHAANKPIAMIPNCAATRHAHFTLDGSGPSFLETPKLDEWPQVEWAPSNEAKRVNLDTLTAEDVQSWKQGDRLLLNGKMLTGRDAAHKRIQDMLAKGEELPVDFKGRVIYYVGPVDPVRDEVVGPAGPTTATRMDKFMDMMLDQGLLACVGKAERGPAATDSIAQHKSAYLMAVGGAAYLVARAIKEARVVGFEDLGMEAIYEFTVEDMPVTVAVDSEGKNVHQLAPLVWKEKIAKEHLLAD